Proteins encoded in a region of the Haloglomus salinum genome:
- a CDS encoding 30S ribosomal protein S17: MALGLNATEPEAACADPNCPFHGELSVRGGVIEGQVASTDMDKTVVVEREYDVTVPKYDRLMKRRSRVSAHHPPCLEVEVGDTVRIAETRPLSKTKSHVVIDIKEGDD; this comes from the coding sequence ATGGCGCTAGGACTGAACGCAACCGAACCTGAGGCGGCCTGTGCCGACCCCAACTGTCCCTTCCACGGGGAGCTCTCCGTGCGGGGCGGGGTCATCGAGGGACAGGTAGCCTCGACAGACATGGACAAGACCGTCGTCGTCGAGCGGGAGTACGACGTGACGGTACCCAAGTACGACCGGCTGATGAAACGCCGGTCGCGGGTATCCGCACACCACCCGCCGTGCCTCGAGGTAGAGGTCGGCGACACGGTCCGTATCGCAGAGACACGACCGCTCTCGAAGACGAAGAGCCACGTCGTGATAGACATCAAGGAGGGTGACGACTGA
- a CDS encoding ribonuclease P protein component 1 codes for MLTPETLPRHELTGLPVRVADATHDGYVGIAGRVVEETERTLLVESSDAVGGAQDSGASVRQVPKAAATFEFRLPADTTPSDDASARPGGVQEAEDAFVTVAGERLVARPARRTEHRGDSIWR; via the coding sequence ATGCTGACCCCCGAGACGCTGCCGCGCCACGAACTCACCGGCCTGCCGGTCCGCGTCGCCGACGCCACCCACGACGGGTACGTCGGCATCGCGGGGCGGGTGGTCGAGGAGACCGAGCGGACGCTGCTCGTCGAGAGCAGCGACGCTGTCGGTGGTGCGCAGGACTCGGGGGCCAGCGTGCGGCAGGTCCCGAAGGCGGCGGCGACGTTCGAGTTCCGCCTGCCTGCGGACACGACCCCGAGCGATGACGCCTCGGCACGCCCCGGTGGCGTGCAGGAGGCCGAGGACGCGTTCGTGACCGTGGCAGGTGAGCGACTCGTCGCCCGCCCGGCCCGACGGACCGAACATAGAGGTGATTCGATATGGCGCTAG